The following proteins are co-located in the bacterium genome:
- the secY gene encoding preprotein translocase subunit SecY, with amino-acid sequence MFEAFRDTFKIPDLKKRIVITILLLTVYRFGCYIPVPGINGKELAKIFESSAGTLFSLADLFSGGALSQATIFALGIMPYISVSIVLELLASVVPYFENMLRSGVEGRRKLTQLTRYGTVGLCIFQGMAISSFLENPEHFGGLVIVANPGWLFRIITTLTLTTGTIFLMYLGEQITEKGIGNGISLIITASILSRMPVAFHRMAGLVSAGEINFFVVIILIALIFGVVAAAILINESERRIPIQYAKRVIGKRIYGGQSTYLPIKLNQGGVIPLIFAIAILTFPATILSFAQNKFLIKLSTILSPQQPVGMFLYAILTIFFCYFYAGIIFNPDNIAEDLQKYGGFIQGIRPGKSTALYLEKVLNRLTLPGSLMLAGIALFPYILMHIYRKIPYIVASIFGGIGLLIVVSVLIETIRQIEAHLLLRHYQGFIKRAKIK; translated from the coding sequence ATGTTTGAGGCATTCAGAGATACATTTAAAATACCAGATTTAAAAAAGAGGATAGTTATAACAATCTTATTGTTAACAGTTTATAGATTTGGATGTTATATACCTGTTCCAGGTATTAATGGGAAAGAACTTGCTAAAATATTTGAGAGTTCAGCAGGTACTCTTTTTTCTCTTGCAGATTTATTTTCTGGTGGTGCATTGAGTCAGGCAACTATTTTCGCTCTTGGGATTATGCCTTATATAAGTGTTTCAATTGTTCTTGAACTTCTCGCTTCTGTTGTGCCTTATTTTGAGAATATGTTGAGAAGTGGAGTTGAAGGAAGGAGAAAACTTACACAACTTACAAGATATGGAACTGTTGGTCTTTGCATTTTTCAGGGTATGGCTATAAGTTCTTTCCTTGAAAACCCTGAACATTTTGGAGGGCTTGTAATAGTTGCAAATCCTGGATGGTTATTTCGTATTATAACAACTCTTACATTGACAACAGGAACAATCTTTCTTATGTATCTTGGTGAACAGATAACAGAGAAAGGTATAGGTAACGGAATTTCTTTGATAATTACTGCAAGTATTTTGTCAAGAATGCCTGTTGCATTTCATAGAATGGCTGGACTTGTAAGTGCAGGAGAAATAAATTTTTTTGTTGTTATTATACTGATTGCCTTAATTTTTGGAGTAGTTGCAGCAGCTATTTTAATAAATGAAAGTGAAAGAAGGATACCAATACAATATGCTAAAAGAGTGATAGGTAAAAGAATTTATGGAGGTCAGTCAACCTATCTTCCTATAAAGTTAAATCAGGGTGGAGTAATTCCTTTAATTTTTGCAATAGCCATTTTAACTTTTCCTGCAACAATTCTTTCTTTTGCACAGAATAAATTTTTAATTAAATTATCAACTATTTTATCTCCTCAACAACCTGTTGGTATGTTTTTATATGCTATTTTAACAATATTTTTCTGTTATTTTTATGCTGGAATTATTTTTAATCCGGATAATATTGCGGAAGACCTTCAGAAATATGGCGGTTTTATACAGGGTATAAGACCTGGAAAATCAACTGCCCTTTATCTTGAAAAGGTTCTGAATAGATTAACTCTACCCGGTTCTTTAATGCTTGCAGGTATTGCACTTTTTCCCTATATACTTATGCATATTTACAGAAAAATACCTTACATTGTTGCAAGTATATTTGGTGGAATAGGTCTTCTTATAGTTGTTTCTGTTTTAATTGAAACAATAAGACAGATTGAAGCACATTTACTTTTAAGACATTATCAGGGATTTATAAAAAGGGCAAAGATTAAATGA
- a CDS encoding adenylate kinase — translation MKEIIILLGAPGAGKGTVGERLSKIYNIPVVSTGDLLRENVKAKTELGLKAKEYMDRGELVPDEIVISILAERIKKNDCKNGFILDGFPRNINQARKLEDYIKEEKVKVVYLKADDEFLVKRLSNRRICETCGAIYHLINIPPKVPGVCDKCGGKLIQREDDKEEVVRNRLVVYHNLTAPLLEYYKKKGILFTVPGDGKLEEIINQIINLKNNGEKGN, via the coding sequence ATGAAAGAAATAATTATTTTACTTGGTGCTCCTGGTGCTGGTAAAGGAACAGTTGGAGAAAGATTGAGTAAAATTTATAATATTCCAGTTGTTTCAACAGGTGACCTATTGAGAGAAAATGTTAAGGCAAAAACAGAACTTGGTCTTAAAGCAAAAGAATATATGGATAGGGGAGAACTTGTACCCGATGAAATCGTGATTTCAATTCTGGCAGAAAGAATAAAAAAAAATGACTGTAAAAATGGTTTTATACTTGATGGCTTTCCAAGAAATATAAATCAGGCAAGAAAACTTGAAGATTATATAAAAGAGGAAAAAGTAAAAGTTGTATATCTAAAAGCAGATGATGAATTTCTTGTGAAGCGACTTTCCAATAGAAGAATATGTGAAACCTGTGGAGCAATATATCATCTAATAAATATACCGCCTAAGGTTCCGGGTGTATGTGATAAATGCGGCGGTAAATTGATTCAGAGAGAAGATGATAAAGAAGAAGTTGTAAGGAATAGATTAGTTGTTTATCATAATTTGACAGCACCTTTACTTGAATATTATAAAAAAAAGGGAATTTTATTTACTGTTCCTGGAGATGGAAAACTTGAAGAAATAATCAATCAAATAATTAATCTTAAAAATAATGGAGAAAAAGGAAATTGA